The following are encoded in a window of Gramella sp. MT6 genomic DNA:
- a CDS encoding glycosyltransferase 87 family protein has product MDLRLFKLYKIPILLALSCVAFYFSFAYGLERADFFKLIGLYGALCFLSFKLVSMLKTDLRLLIGLAVIFRLAFILALPNLSQDYFRFIWDGRLIASGWNPYQYIPEELIGFENFKIPQATELIVGMGSLSAGHFSNYPPLNQLIFAVAGYFSSSSIMGSVIIFRIFIILADIGTLIFGRRLLRSIGLPEHRIFWYILNPFIIIEMTGNLHFESVMDFLLVLSVYLLHKGKWFWSAVTLGMSVSVKLLPLMFLPLFFRYFISDKERLNFKNLIAYYLIVLSTIILSFAPFYSYEVFSNFMASVGLWFGKFEFNASIYYIVRWIGFQVKGFNIIETAGKILPIFTVLIILGLTFFRKYKNTKQLLTNMLFAVTAYLLLSTTVHPWYLAIPLLLSLFTEMRYVIIWSVVVMLSYYAYCNTEYNESMWLVALEYILVVGFLGRELFKKVEN; this is encoded by the coding sequence ATGGATCTAAGATTATTTAAACTTTATAAGATCCCAATTCTATTGGCACTTTCCTGTGTTGCTTTCTATTTTTCCTTTGCCTATGGCCTTGAAAGAGCAGATTTCTTTAAACTGATTGGTCTTTATGGCGCTTTATGTTTCCTGAGCTTTAAGCTCGTATCCATGTTAAAGACAGATCTTCGGCTACTTATTGGTCTAGCCGTTATTTTTCGTCTGGCCTTTATACTGGCCTTACCGAATCTTTCTCAGGATTATTTCAGGTTTATCTGGGATGGAAGATTGATAGCTTCCGGATGGAATCCTTATCAATATATTCCGGAGGAGTTGATAGGTTTTGAAAACTTCAAAATTCCACAGGCTACAGAACTGATCGTTGGAATGGGCAGTTTAAGTGCCGGTCATTTTTCAAATTATCCTCCTTTAAATCAGTTGATCTTTGCGGTCGCAGGGTATTTCTCATCGTCTAGTATTATGGGATCCGTGATCATTTTCAGGATTTTTATCATACTTGCTGATATTGGAACCTTAATCTTTGGAAGAAGATTATTGAGATCTATAGGTCTGCCGGAACACCGGATCTTCTGGTATATTCTGAATCCGTTTATCATTATTGAAATGACCGGAAATCTTCACTTTGAATCGGTCATGGACTTTCTTCTGGTACTTTCGGTTTATTTACTTCATAAAGGAAAGTGGTTTTGGAGTGCAGTTACATTAGGAATGTCAGTTTCGGTTAAACTGTTACCCTTGATGTTCCTGCCGCTTTTTTTCAGGTACTTCATTTCAGATAAAGAAAGACTGAATTTCAAAAATCTTATTGCATATTATCTGATCGTTCTATCTACGATCATTCTGTCATTTGCCCCTTTTTACTCTTATGAGGTTTTTTCCAATTTTATGGCTAGTGTAGGTTTATGGTTTGGGAAATTCGAATTCAATGCCAGTATTTACTATATCGTTCGCTGGATCGGATTTCAGGTGAAGGGCTTTAATATTATAGAAACTGCCGGGAAAATACTTCCGATATTCACAGTTCTAATTATACTGGGATTGACTTTTTTTAGAAAATATAAGAACACAAAACAGCTATTAACCAATATGCTTTTTGCCGTCACCGCATATCTGCTTCTTTCAACTACAGTACATCCATGGTATTTAGCGATTCCGCTGCTTCTAAGCCTGTTTACAGAGATGAGGTATGTGATCATCTGGTCCGTAGTGGTAATGCTTAGTTACTATGCTTATTGTAACACTGAATATAATGAAAGTATGTGGCTTGTCGCATTGGAATATATCTTGGTCGTTGGTTTCTTAGGAAGAGAACTTTTTAAAAAAGTGGAAAATTAA
- a CDS encoding cellulose synthase family protein: MIDLAVIIFYTLALLVIFIYSLSQLHLLINYLRATKTTDDAEKFDFSTEALPQVTIQLPLYNEYYVVERLLKNIARINYPKDKLEIQVLDDSTDHSIEKTSEIIKNLQTNGLNIQHIRRENRTGFKAGALKEGLQIAKGEFIAVFDSDFVPGENWLMETLPYFKNQKIGVVQTRWGHLNRDYSLLTRIQAFALDFHFILEQTGRNFGRNFINFNGTAGIWRKECILDAGNWSGDTLTEDLDLSYRAQMKKWEFKYLENVETPAELPVVISAARSQQFRWNKGAAENFRKNYGKLLKDRSVSFSTKFHGFFHLLNSSMFLIVLLLAVLSVPVLYIKNNNPDFSWYFNVLAGFAISTLIFFICYYVAYRKIHGKGIKSFFKFIGMFITFFSIAMGFSVHNTLAVLEGHFGKRSEFIRTPKFNVNSIKDTWKGNRYLTNQFSKNLIVEGLLFLYFGFAIWSAFKLNDYGLLVFHLMLFTGFGFVFFKSLRV; this comes from the coding sequence ATGATAGATCTAGCGGTAATTATATTTTATACTCTTGCCTTACTCGTTATATTCATTTACAGCCTTTCCCAGCTCCACTTATTGATCAATTATTTAAGGGCGACCAAAACTACAGATGATGCTGAAAAGTTTGATTTTTCTACGGAAGCATTACCTCAGGTCACCATACAGCTGCCTCTTTACAACGAATATTATGTAGTTGAAAGACTGTTGAAAAATATTGCCAGGATCAATTACCCGAAAGATAAACTTGAGATCCAGGTTTTGGACGACTCCACAGACCATTCGATCGAAAAGACCTCTGAAATCATTAAGAATCTTCAAACGAATGGACTGAATATTCAGCATATAAGACGTGAGAACAGGACCGGGTTTAAAGCCGGTGCCTTAAAAGAAGGTCTGCAGATCGCCAAAGGAGAATTTATAGCTGTTTTTGATTCCGATTTTGTCCCGGGAGAAAACTGGCTCATGGAAACATTGCCATATTTCAAGAATCAGAAAATAGGCGTGGTGCAAACCCGCTGGGGGCATTTGAATAGAGACTATTCCTTACTTACCCGTATACAGGCATTTGCTCTGGATTTTCATTTTATACTTGAGCAGACCGGTAGAAATTTCGGAAGGAATTTTATCAATTTCAATGGAACCGCAGGGATCTGGAGAAAAGAATGCATTCTTGATGCAGGGAACTGGAGCGGAGATACTCTTACGGAAGATCTTGATCTTAGTTACCGTGCCCAGATGAAAAAATGGGAGTTCAAATATCTTGAAAATGTGGAAACTCCAGCAGAACTTCCGGTAGTGATCAGTGCTGCCAGGAGTCAGCAATTCAGATGGAATAAAGGAGCGGCAGAGAATTTCAGAAAGAACTACGGGAAACTTCTGAAAGACAGATCGGTTTCTTTTTCTACAAAGTTTCATGGCTTTTTTCATTTATTGAATTCCAGTATGTTTTTGATCGTGCTATTACTGGCGGTTCTAAGTGTACCAGTTCTTTATATTAAGAATAATAACCCAGATTTTTCCTGGTATTTCAATGTGCTGGCTGGTTTTGCTATTAGCACGCTGATCTTTTTTATTTGTTATTATGTGGCTTACCGAAAAATTCATGGGAAAGGGATAAAAAGCTTTTTCAAGTTCATAGGGATGTTTATTACCTTCTTTTCTATTGCCATGGGATTCTCGGTACATAACACGCTGGCCGTTCTTGAAGGTCATTTTGGCAAGAGATCTGAATTTATCAGAACTCCTAAATTCAACGTGAATTCCATTAAAGATACCTGGAAAGGAAACCGGTACCTTACGAATCAATTTTCGAAAAACCTGATCGTGGAAGGGCTGCTATTCCTTTATTTTGGCTTTGCGATATGGAGCGCCTTTAAGCTGAATGATTATGGATTGCTGGTATTTCACCTAATGCTTTTCACTGGTTTTGGCTTTGTTTTCTTTAAAAGCCTGAGAGTATAA
- a CDS encoding glycosyltransferase family 2 protein yields the protein MPPVVKVIIPAFNEAESIPYVIREIPEMVYEVIVVSNNSTDDTEENARNAGATVLVEPHKGYGYACLKGMEYISRQEQKPDIIVFLDGDYSDYPEEMHKILEPILQEDKDFVVGARVAEWREDGSMTFPQIFGNKLATTLMKLFFNSRFTDLGPFRAIKYEKLLQLNMEDKTYGWTVEMQLKALRQNFSYAEVPVHYKNRIGVSKVSGTIKGAIFAGVKILGWIFKYSFK from the coding sequence ATGCCACCTGTTGTTAAGGTAATTATTCCTGCATTTAACGAAGCTGAATCCATTCCATATGTGATCAGGGAAATTCCTGAAATGGTTTATGAGGTGATCGTGGTAAGCAATAATTCTACCGATGATACCGAGGAGAATGCAAGAAACGCTGGTGCCACGGTACTTGTGGAGCCTCATAAAGGCTATGGCTATGCCTGTTTAAAAGGCATGGAGTATATTTCCAGGCAGGAACAAAAACCGGATATTATTGTATTTCTGGATGGAGATTATTCAGATTATCCTGAAGAAATGCACAAGATCCTTGAGCCTATTCTTCAGGAAGATAAAGATTTTGTAGTAGGAGCTAGGGTAGCTGAATGGAGAGAAGATGGATCGATGACCTTTCCGCAGATCTTTGGAAATAAACTGGCCACTACCTTGATGAAATTATTCTTCAATTCAAGGTTTACAGATCTTGGCCCTTTCAGAGCGATAAAGTATGAAAAACTGCTTCAGCTCAACATGGAAGACAAAACTTACGGCTGGACGGTTGAAATGCAATTGAAAGCTTTACGACAAAACTTTAGTTATGCTGAGGTGCCAGTGCATTATAAGAACAGGATTGGCGTGTCAAAAGTTTCAGGAACAATCAAAGGTGCTATCTTTGCAGGCGTGAAGATTCTTGGTTGGATTTTTAAATACAGTTTTAAATGA
- a CDS encoding 4Fe-4S dicluster domain-containing protein, translated as MSRIEHNMSLTGDAPKAINTQQKISTLLGMSGLFILLLASLNISFPNKTFWLSISLISIFAGIIWFAKASYSDKHPGIKNDGIWFKSMTNRGFLAWLVGIALTGFYIILYFYPQYLGLRAEGENTGLIALFDPLSKLLSGNPASQWFVYGTLYTIAIVAFGVKFMWKYRHNRYEKLRTISVMFFQTAFAFLIPEFMARLNGKGFSLPYYDLKNIWPLNYYMFEQYRVDEFISAGTIGVALLIFGVASIFIITPILTYKYGKRWYCSWVCGCGGLAETAGDPYRHLSDKSLFAWKVERWVIHSVLVFVVLMTTAVIYSYLGYDADKYWLTRDVFLIGVGVFLTLIFAGIWFFKREELEKDARYGAIGYLVIVISLIGFHYMSGFNLFLFNAETLRVFYGFLIGSIFSGVIGTGFYPIFGSRVWCRFGCPMAAILGMQQRLFSKFRITTNGGQCISCGNCSTYCEMGIDVRAYAQKGENIVRSSCVGCGICSAVCPRGVLKLENGSQKNRISSEEAVLGDNVDLLDLINQKSK; from the coding sequence ATGAGCAGAATAGAACATAATATGTCGCTTACGGGAGATGCTCCCAAGGCAATAAACACTCAACAAAAGATCTCCACCTTGCTTGGGATGTCAGGTCTATTCATTCTATTGCTAGCCTCCTTAAATATCAGTTTTCCGAATAAAACCTTTTGGTTGAGCATTTCGCTCATCTCTATTTTCGCAGGTATCATCTGGTTTGCTAAAGCTTCTTATTCTGATAAACACCCGGGAATAAAAAATGACGGGATTTGGTTTAAATCAATGACGAATCGCGGGTTCCTGGCCTGGCTGGTTGGGATCGCTCTCACGGGGTTTTATATTATTCTATACTTCTATCCGCAATATCTTGGTTTAAGAGCAGAAGGCGAAAATACCGGGTTGATCGCGCTTTTTGATCCCCTAAGTAAATTATTAAGCGGTAATCCGGCAAGTCAGTGGTTTGTTTACGGAACGCTTTATACCATTGCTATTGTTGCCTTTGGTGTAAAATTTATGTGGAAATATCGCCATAACCGCTATGAAAAGCTCAGGACCATTTCGGTCATGTTCTTTCAAACTGCCTTCGCCTTTCTGATCCCGGAATTTATGGCGAGGCTTAATGGAAAGGGCTTCTCTCTTCCCTATTACGATCTTAAGAATATATGGCCGCTTAATTATTATATGTTCGAGCAGTATCGGGTGGATGAATTTATATCAGCAGGGACTATAGGAGTAGCCTTATTGATATTTGGAGTTGCATCTATATTTATTATTACGCCAATTCTCACATACAAATACGGAAAACGTTGGTATTGCAGCTGGGTTTGTGGTTGCGGAGGTCTGGCCGAAACTGCCGGAGATCCTTATCGTCATTTGTCAGATAAAAGTCTTTTTGCCTGGAAAGTGGAACGCTGGGTAATTCACAGCGTATTGGTTTTTGTGGTTCTAATGACCACAGCTGTGATCTATTCCTATCTTGGTTATGATGCAGATAAATACTGGTTAACCAGGGATGTATTTCTTATTGGAGTGGGGGTATTTCTTACTTTAATTTTTGCAGGTATCTGGTTTTTTAAAAGAGAGGAACTTGAAAAAGATGCCAGGTATGGTGCTATCGGTTACCTGGTGATCGTAATATCATTGATCGGCTTTCATTATATGAGCGGATTCAACCTGTTTTTGTTCAATGCGGAAACCCTGCGTGTGTTTTATGGATTCCTCATTGGATCTATTTTTAGCGGAGTAATTGGGACTGGCTTCTATCCTATTTTTGGTAGTCGGGTCTGGTGTAGGTTCGGTTGCCCTATGGCGGCAATTCTTGGGATGCAGCAGCGTCTATTTTCTAAATTCAGAATTACCACTAATGGCGGGCAGTGTATCTCCTGCGGAAATTGTTCTACCTATTGCGAAATGGGGATCGATGTAAGAGCCTATGCCCAAAAAGGTGAGAACATTGTAAGATCAAGTTGTGTGGGCTGCGGAATATGTTCGGCGGTTTGTCCTCGCGGTGTGCTAAAACTTGAGAATGGATCGCAAAAGAACAGGATTTCTTCTGAAGAAGCGGTTTTAGGTGATAATGTGGATCTTCTTGATCTCATCAATCAAAAGAGCAAATAA
- a CDS encoding FAD-dependent oxidoreductase, with product MEHIVIIGNGISGITAARHVRKRSDHRITVISGESDYFFSRTALMYVYMGHMKWDHLKPYEDWFWEKNRIELKNAWVENIDFDNKKLQFSAGDFMDYDKLVIATGSVYNKFGWEGEDLKGVQGLVSKQDLIELEENTAYTKKAVIVGGGLIGVELAEMLRTRKIEVTFLVREQAFWNNVLPLPEAKMISEHIRSHHVDLRHNTELDKILSDENGRVRAVRTSDGEEIECQLVGLCAGVRPNIDFLKDSQLETDRGVLVNEFLETNIPDVYSIGDCAQQRESIGLRKPVEAVWYTGRIMGETLANTLTGVRTAYQPGNWFNSAKFFDIEYQTYGWVWPELNPREQHFYWQHESGQKAITINFDTETRRFLGVNTFGIRMRQEVINLWLDENRTIDHVLANLKLANFDPEFYDRHEKEIFRSFKNNLQEVE from the coding sequence ATGGAGCATATTGTAATTATTGGAAACGGAATTTCAGGGATCACTGCCGCGAGGCATGTCCGTAAACGTTCCGACCATAGGATCACCGTGATCTCAGGTGAATCTGATTACTTCTTTTCCCGTACCGCTTTGATGTATGTTTATATGGGCCATATGAAATGGGATCATTTGAAGCCCTATGAAGACTGGTTCTGGGAGAAGAATCGCATCGAATTAAAAAATGCCTGGGTAGAGAATATAGATTTCGATAATAAGAAATTACAGTTTTCTGCAGGAGATTTCATGGATTATGACAAACTGGTGATCGCGACAGGTTCAGTTTATAATAAATTTGGTTGGGAAGGCGAGGACTTAAAAGGAGTACAGGGACTGGTCTCAAAACAGGATCTAATTGAACTTGAAGAAAATACAGCTTATACAAAAAAGGCTGTGATCGTTGGTGGCGGATTGATAGGTGTCGAGCTGGCTGAAATGCTTAGAACTAGAAAAATTGAAGTTACTTTCCTGGTCCGGGAACAGGCCTTCTGGAATAATGTACTGCCCTTACCAGAAGCTAAAATGATCTCAGAACATATAAGATCACACCATGTTGATCTAAGGCATAATACTGAACTTGATAAGATTCTTTCAGATGAAAATGGAAGAGTTAGAGCAGTAAGAACAAGTGATGGTGAGGAAATAGAATGCCAGTTGGTAGGCCTTTGCGCAGGAGTACGGCCGAATATCGATTTTCTCAAGGATTCTCAACTTGAAACCGACAGAGGTGTACTGGTAAATGAATTCCTTGAAACCAATATACCAGATGTTTATTCCATTGGAGATTGTGCTCAGCAGAGAGAATCCATTGGTTTAAGAAAACCCGTTGAAGCTGTCTGGTATACGGGCAGGATCATGGGTGAAACACTGGCAAATACTTTAACCGGAGTGCGAACCGCTTATCAACCGGGCAACTGGTTCAATTCAGCTAAATTTTTTGATATCGAATATCAGACCTATGGATGGGTCTGGCCTGAACTTAATCCCAGAGAGCAGCATTTTTACTGGCAGCATGAATCCGGTCAAAAAGCAATAACGATCAATTTTGATACTGAAACCAGAAGATTTCTTGGTGTGAATACCTTCGGGATACGAATGAGACAGGAAGTGATCAATCTTTGGCTTGATGAGAACAGAACAATTGATCATGTTTTGGCAAACCTGAAACTCGCGAATTTTGATCCGGAATTTTATGACCGACACGAAAAAGAGATCTTCAGGAGTTTTAAGAATAACCTACAGGAAGTAGAATAA
- a CDS encoding glycoside hydrolase, with the protein MAEGQTALEVKYAENSQNAKYIRQFIPKQMFIKTQYLLSRWIFLMIISLILSCQAEIPSRKLNGISLVASRDSLTAQQIEPLIAVNANSVALMPFGFLRDTEDPELYFNLERQWFGERAEGIEQAILLLKERNLKIIVKPQIWIRGGEFTGDLKFTSEADWKKFERSYREFILLYAKIAEKNKVELFCIGTELFNFVKARPEFWDSLIAEVRKEFNGKIVYAENWDKVDQTTIWKDLDYIGADAYFPLHDAASPNKDEIKDGWQKHKSMLKNLSSEYHKPVLFTEYGYRNIDHSLREPWNSERNISSLNHNLQAKALESIYEEFWVENWFAGGFLWKWHQHEDSGGLENDRFTPQNKPAENTVKDYYGKFRN; encoded by the coding sequence TTGGCAGAAGGCCAGACAGCACTTGAAGTAAAGTACGCTGAAAATAGCCAAAATGCCAAGTATATCAGGCAATTTATACCGAAACAAATGTTTATCAAAACTCAATATTTGCTTTCCAGATGGATCTTTTTAATGATCATCTCCTTGATATTGTCGTGTCAGGCCGAGATTCCTTCCAGGAAATTGAACGGTATCAGCCTGGTAGCTTCCAGAGACAGTCTTACCGCTCAGCAAATTGAACCTTTAATAGCTGTAAATGCAAATTCCGTTGCCTTGATGCCCTTCGGATTTTTGAGAGATACGGAAGACCCCGAACTTTATTTCAATCTGGAAAGACAATGGTTTGGAGAACGGGCTGAGGGTATCGAACAAGCCATTTTGTTATTAAAGGAAAGGAACCTGAAGATCATAGTTAAACCTCAGATCTGGATAAGGGGAGGTGAGTTTACCGGTGACCTTAAATTCACTTCTGAAGCTGACTGGAAAAAGTTTGAAAGATCTTATCGGGAATTCATCCTGTTATATGCTAAGATCGCCGAAAAAAATAAGGTAGAATTATTCTGTATTGGTACCGAATTATTCAATTTCGTAAAGGCCAGACCTGAATTCTGGGACAGCCTTATTGCTGAAGTTCGAAAGGAATTCAATGGAAAGATCGTTTATGCCGAAAACTGGGATAAGGTAGATCAAACTACTATCTGGAAAGACCTGGATTATATTGGAGCAGACGCCTATTTCCCGCTGCATGATGCTGCCTCACCAAATAAAGATGAGATCAAAGATGGCTGGCAGAAGCATAAATCCATGCTGAAAAACCTTTCTTCAGAATATCATAAACCTGTACTTTTCACTGAATATGGCTATAGAAATATTGACCACTCTTTGAGAGAGCCATGGAATTCAGAAAGAAATATTTCTTCCTTAAATCATAACCTGCAGGCAAAAGCACTGGAAAGTATCTATGAAGAATTCTGGGTCGAAAACTGGTTTGCAGGAGGTTTCCTCTGGAAATGGCATCAACATGAGGATTCAGGCGGACTGGAAAATGACAGGTTCACCCCTCAGAACAAGCCGGCAGAGAATACGGTAAAAGATTATTATGGAAAATTCAGGAACTGA
- a CDS encoding TIGR04283 family arsenosugar biosynthesis glycosyltransferase: MISIIIPVYNEEKKLPLLLEHLVASSKGYITEIIVVDGGSTDRTAKIAKDHPKVFYIPSEKGRAKQMNTGARLAKGEILYFLHADSLPPENFDALIVDEVQNDNKAGCFQMKFDKNHWWLNLMGHFTKINHISCRGGDQSLFIEKKLFDEIGGFNETYTVYEDNEIVKRLYEKKQFTVIKSWITTSARLYNKMGIWKTQLIFMEIYWKRRFGASAEELYSHYCKRISS; encoded by the coding sequence ATGATCAGCATTATTATTCCGGTATATAACGAGGAGAAAAAACTTCCGTTGTTATTAGAGCATCTGGTAGCCTCTTCTAAAGGATATATTACTGAAATAATAGTGGTTGATGGTGGGAGTACTGACAGGACTGCAAAAATTGCAAAAGATCATCCTAAAGTATTTTATATTCCTTCAGAAAAAGGACGTGCTAAACAGATGAATACAGGCGCGAGGCTTGCAAAGGGCGAAATTCTTTATTTTCTGCATGCCGATAGTCTTCCTCCAGAAAATTTTGACGCGCTCATTGTAGATGAGGTTCAAAATGATAATAAAGCAGGATGCTTTCAAATGAAGTTCGATAAAAATCACTGGTGGTTAAATTTGATGGGGCACTTTACCAAGATCAATCATATTTCCTGTCGGGGAGGGGATCAATCCTTGTTTATTGAAAAGAAATTATTTGACGAAATAGGAGGCTTTAATGAAACCTACACGGTTTACGAAGACAATGAAATTGTTAAGCGGCTATATGAAAAAAAGCAGTTTACGGTTATAAAAAGCTGGATCACTACCTCTGCCCGCCTATACAACAAAATGGGAATTTGGAAAACGCAGCTAATATTTATGGAGATCTACTGGAAGCGAAGGTTTGGAGCTTCAGCAGAAGAACTCTACAGTCACTACTGCAAAAGGATCAGTTCCTGA
- a CDS encoding DUF547 domain-containing protein: MKKFILSFAIMISGLCMFASCNLISSAGLNSKGLPTPDASQQISKDTDPIIDHSTWDALLKKHVKANGLVDYNGFRNDRAELDEYLKMLSFQEPTEDWGTNELLAYYINLYNAYTVDLILRNHPVKSIKDIDSPWTKEFVKVGDTEISLGGIENSILRKMNEPRIHFAINCASISCPKLLNEAYTADKIEEQLERVTREFVNSDKNEISENSAKLSSIFDWYEKDFKESGSVVDYINRYSDTTINSGASISYKEYNWNLNEAK, from the coding sequence ATGAAAAAGTTCATTTTAAGTTTTGCGATAATGATCTCAGGATTATGCATGTTTGCATCCTGTAATCTAATTTCTAGCGCAGGACTCAACAGTAAAGGTTTACCAACACCAGATGCTTCCCAACAAATTTCAAAGGATACAGATCCAATTATAGACCACTCTACCTGGGATGCTCTACTTAAAAAACATGTGAAAGCAAATGGACTGGTGGATTATAATGGATTTAGAAATGACCGTGCTGAGTTGGATGAATATTTGAAAATGCTTTCTTTTCAGGAACCTACTGAAGATTGGGGAACCAATGAACTATTGGCTTATTATATCAACCTTTATAATGCATATACGGTTGACCTTATCTTAAGGAATCATCCGGTAAAGAGTATAAAGGATATAGATAGTCCATGGACGAAGGAATTCGTTAAGGTTGGGGATACTGAAATTTCATTAGGAGGAATTGAGAATAGTATTCTGAGAAAAATGAATGAACCAAGGATTCATTTCGCGATTAATTGCGCGTCTATCTCCTGCCCGAAATTATTAAATGAAGCCTATACCGCTGATAAAATTGAGGAACAATTAGAGCGAGTGACCAGGGAATTTGTTAATTCTGATAAGAATGAGATCTCTGAAAATTCTGCGAAATTATCCTCGATATTCGACTGGTATGAGAAGGACTTTAAAGAAAGTGGATCTGTAGTAGATTATATAAATCGTTATTCTGATACCACAATAAATTCCGGAGCTTCGATCTCTTATAAGGAATATAACTGGAATTTGAACGAAGCAAAATAG
- the arsM gene encoding arsenosugar biosynthesis arsenite methyltransferase ArsM, with the protein MSYLETTKDVYREAALTPDVGLCCTTNPIWELPGLKIPKIMQEMNYGCGTTVHARDLTNNPKTLYVGVGGGMELLQFAYFSRQKSGVVGVDVVDEMLEASRKNFKEAEELNPWFKSEFVDLKKGDATDLPVEDNSIDVAAQNCLFNIFKTEELTKALKEMYRVLKPHGRLVMSDPTCEQEMNDELRNDERLRALCLSGSLSIKDYVKALTDVGFGTIEIRARKPYRILDPKNYPTEELVYIESIEVAAIKDPMPEDGPCIFTGKAAIYYGDQDYFDDGKGHVLLKNQPLAICDKTAGALSSLGRDDIFISESTFHYDGGGCC; encoded by the coding sequence ATGAGTTATTTAGAAACGACGAAGGATGTATACAGGGAAGCAGCTCTTACTCCTGATGTTGGATTATGCTGTACCACTAATCCTATCTGGGAATTACCGGGTCTAAAGATCCCTAAGATCATGCAGGAAATGAACTATGGTTGTGGTACCACTGTACATGCCCGTGATCTTACCAATAATCCAAAAACCCTTTATGTAGGAGTTGGTGGAGGTATGGAACTTCTGCAATTCGCTTATTTTTCGAGACAAAAATCGGGAGTTGTAGGGGTAGATGTTGTGGACGAAATGCTAGAAGCTTCCCGAAAGAATTTTAAAGAGGCTGAAGAATTGAATCCATGGTTCAAATCTGAGTTTGTTGATCTGAAAAAAGGAGATGCTACAGATCTTCCTGTAGAGGATAATTCTATAGATGTCGCTGCCCAGAACTGTCTTTTCAATATTTTCAAGACAGAGGAGCTTACTAAAGCATTGAAGGAAATGTACCGTGTGCTAAAGCCTCATGGTAGATTGGTGATGAGTGATCCTACCTGTGAGCAGGAAATGAACGACGAATTGAGAAATGATGAAAGATTACGCGCATTATGCCTTAGCGGAAGTCTATCTATTAAAGATTACGTAAAAGCATTGACCGATGTGGGCTTCGGTACCATTGAGATAAGAGCCAGAAAACCATATAGAATCCTGGATCCTAAAAACTATCCAACTGAAGAACTCGTATATATAGAATCCATTGAAGTTGCCGCTATCAAAGATCCAATGCCAGAAGACGGTCCATGTATCTTTACCGGAAAGGCAGCGATCTATTATGGAGATCAGGATTATTTTGATGATGGGAAGGGCCATGTATTATTGAAGAATCAGCCGTTGGCGATCTGTGATAAAACTGCCGGGGCTTTGTCTTCATTGGGAAGAGATGATATATTCATCAGTGAATCTACTTTCCATTATGATGGTGGAGGTTGCTGCTAA